The Mytilus galloprovincialis chromosome 7, xbMytGall1.hap1.1, whole genome shotgun sequence genome has a window encoding:
- the LOC143082364 gene encoding uncharacterized protein LOC143082364 encodes MYKRYSDDPSFPVPPRTARRRIFSDNNKDESNIEPCALRENETQSVDDNNEDESNIEPYALSEIETHSVDDNNVIYEGYATNSFDGEEIIDGVTFNSNSDCETDISESSIGCLSYNSNLDCETDGEESATASSINSSISCMSSNPNSESENDDSFSTDSSEVLSSENELNATQQPYTKDESLALCISAYAARFNLTGDATKYLNKLLSLRAEPSSSLPKIKNDVCTNFKCFSYCSVCFSVYEGDNYICQTKNCGNYRYKGGLTSQTSTNRQPKTSFLIADVGSQLKQVLEKKGVWESVQDLKKKLETPKPLYATSLMVITIGFFVPKEIFWQTEIISVQSSIQMVYPYILHPM; translated from the coding sequence ATGTATAAAAGATACAGTGATGACCCTTCTTTTCCTGTGCCTCCGAGAACAGCACGTAGGCGTATTTTCAGTGACAATAATAAAGATGAAAGCAATATTGAACCATGTGCTCTAAGGGAAAATGAAACTCAGTCTGTAGATGACAATAATGAAGATGAAAGCAATATTGAACCATATGCTCTAAGTGAAATAGAAACCCATTCGGTAGATGACAATAATGTCATTTATGAAGGTTATGCTACAAATAGTTTTGATGGGGAAGAAATAATTGATGGTGTGACTTTTAACTCAAACTCTgactgtgaaacagatatttctGAAAGTAGCATTGGTTGTTTGTCTTACAACTCAAATTTGGACTGTGAAACCGATGGTGAAGAAAGTGCTACTGCTAGTAGTATTAATAGTAGTATAAGTTGTATGTCCTCTAATCCTAATTCTGAAAGTGAAAATGATGATAGTTTTTCGACAGATTCTAGCGAAGTTTTATCATCTGAGAATGAACTTAATGCAACACAGCAACCTTACACAAAAGATGAATCTTTAGCTCTGTGTATATCAGCTTATGCTGCACGATTTAATCTTACAGGTGATGCAACAAAATACCTCAACAAATTATTATCACTTAGAGCTGAGCCTTCTTCCAGTTTACCTAAAATAAAGAATGATGTATGCACCAACTTTAAATGTTTCAGTTACTGTAGTGTATGTTTCTCAGTTTATGAAGGTGACAATTACATATGCCAAACAAAAAACTGTGGGAATTACAGATACAAAGGTGGATTAACATCACAAACATCTACTAATCGACAACCAAAGACTTCATTTCTTATTGCAGATGTAGGGAGTCAATTGAAACAAGTATTGGAGAAAAAGGGTGTCTGGGAAAGTGTTcaagatctgaaaaaaaaactggAAACCCCAAAACCGCTTTATGCGACATCACTGATGGTGATTACTATAGGTTTCTTTGTTCCGAAGGAAATTTTCTGGCAGACGGAAATCATCTCAGTGCAGTCTTCAATACAGATGGTATACCCTTATATTCTTCATCCAATGTGA
- the LOC143084133 gene encoding uncharacterized protein LOC143084133, with amino-acid sequence MNLHTFSEDKSYLQTLEKDKTFPVEYEYDSEEAEVYEDTFIEGGVNRGQNATAAVSKPVGVKELKITSIKKKTCTSDALQQKAQKLLTERLLSKPRRTSPRKRPATMTYNPFDAEHLDSYIAKSAAKRKQNIINDDSSEMQPPDVKPSTINQSGKQNEENVTRKELKD; translated from the exons ATGAATTTGCATACTTTTTCAGAAGACAAAAGTTATCTCCAGACGTTAGAAAAGGATAAAACATTCCCAGTTGAATATGAATATGATTCAGAGGAAGCTGAAGTGTATGAAGACACATTCA ttgaagGTGGTGTCAATAGAGGCCAAAATGCAACAGCAGCAGTGTCAAAGCCGGTTGGGGTCAAAGAGTTGAAGATTACTtccataaagaaaaaaacatgtacat CTGATGCATTACAACAAAAAGCACAGAAACTGCTTACAGAAAGGCTTCTCTCTAAACCAAGAAG GACTAGCCCTAGGAAGAGACCAGCCACTATGACTTATAACCCTTTTGATGCAGAACATCTGGATTCTTATAT AGCCAAGTCTGCTGCTAAAAGAAAGCAAAATAT aattAATGATGATAGTTCTGAAATGCAACCACCGGACGTTAAGCCATCAACAATCAACCAATCAGGAAAGCAAAATGA aGAGAATGTAACCAGAAAAGAACTCAAAGACTAA